In Sphingobacterium zeae, one genomic interval encodes:
- a CDS encoding M20 family metallo-hydrolase, which produces MKDKQGLFKDALALLKQLIGLSSLSKEEEFTADLIDRFFQQRDIKTQRKGNNIWVYNAHYDSNKPTILLNSHHDTVKPNTGYTRDPLAATVEEGKLYGLGSNDAGGCLVSLIATFLYFYQQTDLKYNFCIVASAEEEISGKNGIESVLDEIGPIDFAIVGEPTLLDLAIAEKGLMVLDCTALGTAGHAARDEGDNAIYKAIRDIEWFQNYTFERTSPTLGPIKMSVTVIQAGSQHNVVPATCNFVVDVRTTDAYSNEETLDIIKSHVKSEVTARSTRLKSSSISDTHPIVKAGIALGRKVYGSPTMSDQALIPVPSLKLGPGDSARSHMADEFIYIDEIRAGIDLYIGMLEKIV; this is translated from the coding sequence ATGAAGGATAAACAGGGCTTATTTAAAGATGCTCTGGCCCTTTTAAAACAATTAATTGGACTATCGTCTTTAAGTAAAGAGGAAGAGTTCACAGCGGATTTAATTGATCGCTTCTTTCAGCAGCGTGATATCAAAACACAGCGAAAAGGCAATAATATATGGGTGTATAACGCTCATTATGATAGCAATAAACCTACGATATTACTAAACTCCCATCACGATACAGTAAAACCGAATACAGGTTATACAAGAGATCCTTTGGCAGCGACTGTAGAGGAAGGTAAATTGTACGGATTGGGGAGTAACGATGCTGGAGGCTGTTTGGTATCATTGATCGCTACATTTTTATATTTTTACCAGCAGACGGACTTGAAGTATAACTTCTGTATTGTCGCCAGTGCCGAAGAAGAGATCTCAGGTAAGAATGGTATAGAATCTGTTTTGGATGAAATTGGTCCTATTGATTTTGCTATTGTGGGTGAACCAACCTTATTGGATTTGGCAATTGCAGAAAAAGGACTGATGGTGTTGGATTGTACAGCATTAGGGACGGCTGGACATGCCGCACGTGATGAGGGCGATAATGCAATCTACAAAGCGATCAGGGATATTGAATGGTTTCAAAATTATACATTTGAAAGAACTTCGCCAACCTTAGGTCCCATTAAGATGTCGGTGACAGTAATTCAGGCGGGATCGCAACATAACGTTGTACCAGCTACTTGTAACTTTGTTGTCGATGTCAGAACCACAGATGCTTATTCGAATGAAGAGACGTTGGATATTATCAAGTCTCATGTAAAATCAGAGGTCACAGCGCGGTCTACGCGTCTGAAGTCTTCTTCGATTTCTGACACCCATCCAATCGTTAAAGCGGGTATTGCACTGGGACGTAAAGTGTATGGCTCACCGACGATGAGTGATCAGGCTCTTATCCCTGTTCCCTCTTTGAAATTAGGACCTGGCGATAGCGCACGCTCGCACATGGCGGATGAATTTATTTATATTGACGAGATTAGGGCAGGAATAGATCTCTATATCGGTATGTTAGAAAAGATAGTATAA
- a CDS encoding Lrp/AsnC ligand binding domain-containing protein, giving the protein MENQYANYDLDNLDIQILSILMNDASIPYTEIAKKLIVSGGTIHVRMKKMEELGIIRGSNLIINPQKVGFDITAFLGIYLEKGSQYADAVDKLKEIKEVVELHYCTGQYSIFAKIICRDTVHLRKVLNEDIQSVPGIQRTETIISLEESIKRQISLV; this is encoded by the coding sequence ATGGAAAATCAATATGCAAACTATGATCTAGACAATTTGGATATCCAAATCTTGTCTATTCTAATGAACGATGCCTCTATTCCTTATACCGAAATAGCAAAAAAGCTAATCGTATCGGGTGGTACAATTCACGTTAGAATGAAGAAGATGGAAGAACTAGGTATCATTAGAGGATCAAATCTGATTATCAATCCTCAAAAAGTCGGGTTTGATATTACGGCTTTTTTGGGTATCTATCTTGAAAAAGGTTCACAATATGCAGATGCAGTAGATAAATTGAAAGAAATCAAAGAAGTGGTCGAATTACATTATTGTACTGGCCAATACAGTATTTTTGCAAAAATAATCTGTAGAGATACAGTGCACCTAAGAAAAGTACTGAATGAAGATATTCAATCTGTGCCTGGAATCCAACGGACAGAGACCATTATCTCTCTCGAAGAGAGCATAAAACGTCAAATCAGCTTGGTGTAG